The DNA segment TAATCAATGGAGAGGAAGGCACCTTTGTCAGCAGTGAGTCAACTGTGAGTGCTCAAGTTAAGTATTAGTATCTGCACGTAGTTACATAAAGACAGGATCTTATTTTTCCATACTGCTGAGCACACGTAGCTGTCATGGAACCTGGTGTTTGTGAATTATATGAACTAAACATGTGTAAAATTAACCGTCGTCTTAGATATCTAAATGTTAATTTCaatgcttaattttaattatttgcgCCTGTACCGGTGTCACATtggtttttaaaacagtaatatCTGGAGGTACTGAATGTAAACCGGAGCCGAGCTGATCAGGCAGGGTTGTGTGTCAGCCCGGTAATGCTGAATGATGTTGGATAAACCCAATGAAAACAGGGAGATGCAGAATCAAGCTGGACATGGCAATGGTCATAAATATCTATGTAAATACTCAGCTGAGAAGGTGACTTTCTTGCTGGCATGGTTTTCAAGATGATGATGAAGGACATGCCGGGTACACAGCGTGATTGGTCTATGAGTATACACTAATGAGTACACACGTGAGCATACTTGAAATGTAACGAATTAGAAATACAatttagatactttttttttttttaggagggaaaaaaaaagccacaggcAATAAATTTTACATTCCATCTGGGAGATGGTTaggtttcccttttttttttattgtttggcaAAGAAATATGCCAATTACTATGCCATTTTGTTGTCTATTCattctgtttgcaaaacagaaGCTGGCTGATGGTTGCACTATTGAGTAAAATTGCTGAAAGGCTGAACTCCCCTATGGTTTGGGACAGGCAGATAGCAGAAAAGAAGCCAGTTTTGGGGTCAGTACATTATATGTTTGGATTTTGTATACAGGATTAAGGTCTTGGTTTGGGAATTGTCAGAGGTATGAATGGCAGTTAGGATATTGAGAGCCAAATGCAAATTAGATGCTCCGTTGTTTGTAATGCCATTGAAAACTTCCTGTAGCGCATTCATTCGCTATTAGAGGTTGGGAAAGAATAAGCCGCTGCTTCTCAACTAAGTGCTGGACTAAATACTAGTGACTTAAAGGTTATCTGCAATTCTCAGAATCAAATTTCATCTCCTTCACTCAATAATTCaacaggtttgggttttttccaataGAGCTCCTGAAACAGCTATTTGTTGTCACACTGCATGGTCTAAGAAGGTCCCACGCTCTGCATTAGCAGCATCTTTGCTTTCCGTTACTATAGACCTTTGGCCATCGTCTTGCAGCCCTAATCTTTCACGTCTCCTCTGTCACAGACCTTATAGATTTTTCTGAGTTCCTGGaattcttgtgggttttttgcagtGAATAAATTTATAGGACTGTCTTTTCAGAATGCAGCATGGCACTGCAATAGAAATATTGCAtctaaaccaaaataataacCCAAGCCCCCTGTAATAAGAGGAAGCTCCTACTGTCTTGGAGGAGTGTGGTAGAGGGTTAGAAGATCCTATATCTAAGGTTACGTATATAGCTTAATTAGCCCTATttaaggttgggttttttttttaaattcaggcCCTTATGCATATGAATTAAAGTCTGGGGTTCAGTGCCTTTTTTTGATGGCATACTAAAGTAGGGACTAGTTCAAAAGAGACGGTTTGGAGGATTTAGCTACCAGACAAGAAGTCATCTTTACTTGGCCTGTacaaactgatttttaagaCATTTATAATCCATGTTAAGAGAGACTCACGTGTTGATAAAAGAAGGTCTCTCAACAGCACTTTCAAagctgttcattaaaaaaatgcactcaGTGAATACTGTACATATTCTTAGTATGTTGTCCAAATCAGACTTTTCAACGAAAATCTTGCTTGTTGATATGGCACCTAGCACCTCCTTATTcggttttgattttgttgtgtcttgagattaaaaaaatctttctatagaactttgtctttaaaaatttgATGTTGTGAATGCAAgcaggattaaaataaaatgcaaatttgtCGAAGATGTGATGTTTATTGATTGAATTTACTCTGTAGGGTTGGGAACTTTGGAGAGAGcttgttatttttctaaaaatgtatttttttttctttcttttctgtaggaGATTCCTTTTCACAGTTCCGACTTGCTGATGAGAAAGAATGGGATAGAGAAAGCATATGCCATGAGCAGGTAACAGAATTACCATTTGAATGAGCTTGTGTGGATTATTGCCTGGCACAGAATGCCTTGGCAGTTGTGCTTTCAGCAACAAATTGTTTAAGACAATAATAACACTCTttattctgtatatttttattaatttgtccCTGGTGCTGGaggctttttcctcccccctccccccagttaGACTAATCAAAGCAGCAGGCTAGGTTTTTAAGGaactttggaagaaaagaacaaggaaatCCATCCATTGAAGGCCAAATATGGGACTGTCACTTTGCTTTACTGACTTATCAAGtcagcctttctttttcagctgcattCAAGTATTCAAGAGAAAATAGTTTGGCTAGTTTTGTTATAGTCCTTTTACTAAACTGCTTTGTAGGTTTGTAAATTAAAACTGTGAATTCCTGTATTGTGTTAGATTGTTCTTTATGTTCCTTGAATGTGTGGAACAGGGGACTGTAATAGACTAAAGTCATTAatagtttacattttttttttttttaatacaagtgTACTGTGTGTTGAATTATATTTCAGctatctgtgttttctgttgacTGCCAGTCTCTGGCCCAGGCCCTTCAGGAATTGCCTCTACATCTGAGGCTGAATGTAGCTGCTGAACTGGTGCAGGTAATGCTGAGAGTTTTCACAAGAAAATGCATATATCGTAAGTGAAACAATTATGCCAGAATGATTGCTGTAAACTTGGTCTTCAAACgtaagtaaaatgtattttataagtAAATACATTTCTTGAGCCTGGCATGTCAAATGGCGTGTAATGCAGGATACCCCTCTATCAGACTTCTTATGCTTTATTGacttaaaacaaaatgctttgatGTGCAGCACAGTAGATTTGAAGCAGGTATCGGAATGTTTGACATGGAATGCTTGCACTCGTTTTGTACTTGCTTCTCTTGTTAGCAGCTGTTAAAAGCTTGCACCAAATTTTTGAAAGTgctttcacattattttctgtgaattattttaattgtgatTTGCTCTTCTACATAGCTATTATCAACATGCGTGCTTATTCCATGAATCAAACTTAATCTGTGTTAGAACAAGTAGAACTGTCAGTCAAACAGGTGAAGAAAATGTCATGctctggtggaaaaaaaaagcaacaataataggaaaaaatgtttcttcagactgtgaaaaataaaatattcatgtaaGGGCAAAAGAATGAATGagataaatataaaaccaaaattctTACCAAAAAATCCATCTGCtcaagcaaggaaaaaaaaatgaccctTCAGAaaaaattttacttctgtttggAGATGCGTGAAGTGCTTCTGTGACAGACAGAAATGTGCTCTTTCTTAAGGGAGCTCAAATACGTCTGCAGATGTGGTGTCTAAGGAAATCTGCACATAAATGTTactttcaaatacagttttctttttaagagttCTAGTCAcaatctttaatttttatcagGGTTATAAAGCGTGTGTTAAGACATTTAATCTTTGCCTTTCCATTCTGACCAGTGATGCGGCCATCAGATACACTGCAGTGTTATTAATGCCAGGGCTTCCTGGTAAAAACAGAATCTGTGTTTCATGATTATATAATGAATTGTCATTTCTTGCTCCACTATTTGATAATGTTTTgtaatttgatttaatttttcaaaatacacagCTATATACTATGACTTTTGCTAAATGATTTTCAGCAACCTGTTAGTATGGTTTGTTTTTAGGACTGGAATTTTGAAGGGGAGGCCTAACATGGGATAACGTTTCTAGCCAAATTCAGTCATGCCAAAATTCAGAGTATTGATGGGATTTAATTacagaagaattaaagaaaaataactctccaGGAATTATTTGTGAAACAATGGATTGTTGGAAACATTGAAACAATGGAAACTTGCTGATTTAGCATACAATCTCATACTCTGGAATAAGGGATAAAAGGAGTTTGTATTTTGTAGCTGCTTCTCTAAAGGTATCATCAAGATAACTTCAGTACACTTTTACTTCTGAATTAAATTCTACTGAAATTCACTGTCCCTTCTTAAGTGATCAAATGTAGGAAGCTTGAATTACAGTCCAAATTAGATGGAATAGCAAAAGTTGAGTTAATCGTCAGAAAGACTCAGGTTCTGTTTTGTACTCTTAGGCATCAACACCTGCAGAGCTCCCACAGATGAGATCTAAAATTATTGAAGACAGCAAGAGGAGAGAGCTGCTGTTCCGACAGTCTCCGGCTCAGAGTGAGAGAGTGCTGGTCTCCCATCCCACTGGTGGTTCTGTTGCTCCATCAGAGTCTGGAAGTAGAAATGGTCCTAGGGCAAGTGCGGCAGAACCATTTCAGAGAGCCCATCCACTGTCAAAGCAAGTGACTGACCATTTGGATGAAGAACTAGATTTTCTCCTAAATCTAGATGCTCCCGTTGGTACAGAAAACAGACCTGCGTCTGGGGCGTTATCCTACAGCATATCGACTGAGAAAGACTTGAAAATGGATTGTAAGGAAAAAGGtaagatttcttttctccccagcaTGCCcttatttaatttccttttactCTATTTTGGTGATGCTTTTGAGTTCTCTTTTAGCCAGTCAACAGTACTGCTGTCATCATCTCTGTCATACTGCATTTTGTTTATCTGGGGCTGTGTTATgacccatttttttccttttcagttttaactCCACACTGAACTACAGTTTCACCATTGTTAGTTCATTTTAAGAATTAAGAGAAATTCTTCTGTGGAACAGAATTTGTCTTGCAATAcagcaaaattttaaacaaaatattaatgtacTGCTAGAGAATTTTAGTGAGAAGAAGGTAAAACAAACTTTTCATGTAGCGTTATCAGCCCTTCGATCAATGTGCTAACAGTGTACAGAAGAACTGTCAGCTCATTCTGGTGACTTGTTATTTTCGAACTTCACTagcattgattttaaaaaattaaatttagtatggaaacaaaacatttcattcaaaatttttcgtattttagaaaaattggcaaacctttcattttgtttgcattCCTGGAAGTTATACTGCTGGCTGTTAGTTTTGATGGAGATTGTTTGCTACTCCTTCCCAGTCCACAGTGCTGTAAAAGTTTTTAAcatctctgatttttttgtgtatgaTTTTCTTGCTATCATATGTTCAACCATCTTGGACTTAATTTTTATAAGACGTTACCACAAGTGATACGGTAAGCCTTGTTACTGAAGGCAATCCTGAAATGCTCTTTCATTTCATGGTATGTCATGCTTTTCACTCCAAAGAACAGTGTAAATCCCTTAAGAAAACAGTGCCATCAGAACATGGAATCTTAACGTGTTGTAATAATTGTGCAGGGTGATCTGCTGTTGTGGCCTCCTGCTCCTCCTACATTAAAGCAAACTCTGCAGCAGACAGGATTGCAGGAGGGAGTTCACTTACTGTTGGATCAGGCCCTGGCCTCCTTGAATCAGGAGGAAGCCATGCTGCCCTAGTTGAGTTTATTAAGCAGcctcttttgttgttttttccccccctccaaaTGTTGCTACTATTTTTGGAATACGACTTGCTAttctttaagaaagaaagattttggtTAAATAGTCATTTGtgcattaaaaagcaaaatgatcaACAAAGAGCTGGTACGGAATTGTTTCCAGATTTTCAAATCTGTTCTTTTCACTTTTCTAGACCCTTTAAAACTAGATATGCCTGAAGAGAAGAGTACAGCATCACAGCAAATTCAAAGTACTTCTAAAACTCTGActgaggaagagctggaagaatGGCTGGACAGCATGATTTCCTGAAGCTCACATTTACTTAATGTTTGCTATATTCACTTATTCACATAAGTAGCAAGTTGAATCTTAACCTTTACCTGTTTCACTTTGCTCAGTATGCCAAATGCCTGGTTTCCTTTGCTGGCACCTAAAATTCTGTGCAACCAAAATTCATTTAGATGTGATTGAAAATTGTCTAAGAGTAATATTCTTAAAAAGGTCTAAAATTTGTGATGAAATTAGGATTTTCTTTGCTAAAGATACAGGCTACAGCACACTAAGACAACAGTTATTTCAGCTTGTACTTGCTCTGTGTAGtcttaaaataaagctgtggaTGACCAATGAATACATGTGGTTTTAGTCCCTCTTTTGTCATGCTACATCTCCATATTGTAGAAAGACGACGGCAAAGGTAATATTGGTTTGTAACACTTTATTGCAGTGGGGTACTTTTtattacaagaagaaaaaaaaaaagcatagtcCTAGCAGTTTCTAATTGCAGGTGACCATAgagcatttttatattttggcCTAAGATTTAAATTGTATTCATTTTGATACAGTGTATGTCTTTGAACAGCAGTGTCTAATGAGCTGTTACTGAAGGTAGTATATAAACCAATTTCAAGTGCCATTTcatacagaaagacagaaaagcaatacAGTTAATGGATCTGTTCATCTAGAACactaacataaataaaaagtttgcaTAGCTATGTCTACAGAGGTTTTAAGGCACTTAATGTTTCAAGGTTGACGAAGTGTTcgaaaatgttttctttttaactgcttAAAGCTTTTCAAGCTGTATTGTAATACATTCACTAGCAAATACTGGGGGTGGGGAATCGGACAGcagttaaaagtattttttctgaggCTTGGCCTCTGATGTTCAAGTTCTTAAATGTCAAATGCTGTGCAATTAAGACACCTTTTAGCCCTTTCAACTGTACTGCCAAACACTAGGTTAATGATGTAGTTAAGAAGTTGTTATAATCTCAGACCATATTTGAACTGGAAGGCTTAAATTAATCTGTCGTagttttttctaataaaaattcCAACAAAAGACCTCTTTCATATGTGGTAGGTACAAAAAGCCTATGAAATAGTGTCAAATATTATGTATGTCTTGGAGTTTAAAGACATATAGAGCAAATATAAGCTGTGAAATTACAtcgtggaaaaaaaaaaggttttttgtATACTGGATTTTAACAGTTCatgaataattaatttcttttgagaTATCAGCCAAGTTGATCCTCATACTGTTTCCGGAAGCAGTCCCCTGCAGGGAAAAAATCCCAGCATCTTTCTTGGTACATCTTCCACACAAACGAttcctgaaaatgagaaagagcatttattttaacagacaCCTTGCAGTTAGTTCTCTATATAAACTTTTAACAATAGCCAGGCACTGGGCCTATTACCATGGAGTAGAACTGTGAAGACCTTGAAACTCAACAAGAACATCTGTAAAAGTATCGTTCTGCACTTTTCTTGATTCAGTACTACCGGAATTTAAGCcgtattataaaaaaaaaagtgtaagtgTAAATTGATCAGTCTAGCTGATCAGAGCAAACCTGTGTATATATAATGTGTTTTAGTTTGCATGGAAAGCACGGAAGTGTAAGGTACTTTTGTAGTGTTTGCATAACAGCTGCTTGAGATATTATTAAAtcctatttattttctaatctATTTACATTTAGGGCCTAACCACactaaacatatatatatatatatatatatatatgggttTGGACTATAAATATAGTAGCTTAACTGTTTAATCTTCTGGGAATAAACTACAGCTCGTCTATTTCAGGGTTTAATTTCAGAGATAAGATGACTAGTAACTGACTTCTGATAGCATTCCGTGCTGGGTAGGGTAGcacactgctgcagcccacctCCTCCCTTTTTTCTAACCCTTCCTTTCACTTGCAGAAGACTCTCAGGGAGGGTGGCATCATATCTTCTTGGTGGTACATCAGTTCCACCTGGTGGTACACAGCTACAAGGCTGGAGAAGatgaaaacattgaaaaattatcttaagaaaaaaaaaacttttattttctactcACCTGGCCAGTATGCTCAGTTTCATCCTTGTTAATGAGATACATTAAAAAGAACCTGAAAAAAGCACATGAAGCAGGTATTAATGCAGAAAACTTAACATGTCTGCCTAACCTTTCCTAGGCTGGGACATGTGAGGGAGATTATGCCAGCCAGCAAAGTAATGACATTGCTAGGCATCTAAAGTGCTTAtgttaaaggagaaaattcTGCCCTCCAGCACATCTCTCATGGAAGTGCTAACATATAAAATCTGTAAAGGTGGAGAAATGTGCTTtagcattttcttcatttcagtgctAGGAGCAATACCCAAATTAGGTATGTGTCACCTCCTATACACGTATGCTCCAGCGTCTCACCTTGGTAGAAGTTACCATGGCTATGATACAAGAAGTTAAAAGCGTGGCCTTCCAAACACTCATGCCATACAGCTCCTAGGCTGAGCCTATCTATCTCAGAGAGGTGTGCTCACTCAAATGTAAAGAGCTTGAACTAATTAGGAAGGCTGTAGAGTACTAACAACTGTCTGTATGTCACACAGCTCTTGGTTAGCCACTTCTGATGCAGTGCATTTGGAATTAAACTTGGTATGTGCTCTCACGGTAAAGAAAGTAATATCTACTGACTTTGGTTAGATTGTTCACTATATGTTCTAATATTAAGGAAAGGGCCATTTTCAATTTACTGTGAATGACAGGTCCCCATATACCAGGTAAGCAGTTCAATATAGTAAGAAAATCTTGGATGTTAATGGAAATTTGCCTCACAAAGAAACGTGCATTGCTTTTTGCAGTGTCACTTGCTATGCAAGGAATAATGCAGCCTCTGTTCCAGGAGGCACTactctttaaatttaaaaaaaaaaaaagtccagatGCAGTATTCCAAAGCCAGACCTCTGTACTATACCACCAGCTTGGCTCCTTTGGTTCTGTTGGCACAATGCTTATATAATTATCATTGTTATATGAGTAACTAATGCCAccaaattaactttttaaatattctctTTGATCACTGCCTTGGGAGTCTGAACAATAGTCTAAACACATACAACTCCCAATTGCTTTGAGGTTTCAGAAAGATGCGCTATCACTAAAGAACTATAGGATCAGACTTGTACATTATTCATTGTAGCTTATCTTTCAGGAATCTTCCAGAAATGCCTTGTTGGCTggttggagtttttttgttttgggttttcttttttcaaattgaGGGTAATTTTCCATGGTCTCATCAATGTTAACAAGCTCCCAGAAGTCATAATCAAAACTTCCAAACTAAACCAACTTATTAAACTGTTGTTCCCTGTCATTCCACATATGTGAGTTTTCTTCCAGAGGAATAAGGAGTCAGTGTGCCTCCAGGTCTCATTCCACTAAGGCAGCTCATGTGTAAGgtaagtactttaaaaataaccagcAGTGTGGACTAGAGGAGGGGAGaccagaaaggaaattaaatattataatCCTAAGATAGAATTCTGTAGAACTATCAGCAATGTGTGCACCTAAATTACTCTAGGGCTGAAAGTCTCTCTATTGTAGTTCCAGTAGTAAAATATACTTACAGATAGTTTGCCAAGTTGTGTTCTTGCAAAGTATGTGTTTCAAAGCCATGTGGGGTTGTGTCAAAATAGTCATTGCCAATtccacaaataaaacatttggtCTGGAAACACAAGTTGTGGTTACAAACAAGCTCAAAGACACTATTGTAACTGGTAACAATCTAGATGAAtaagtaatgaaaaatgtagTGTGCTTACTCATACCTCCATATCTTCTCTCACTTGTTCTTGCTGGTCTCTTAATTCACCAAAAGCATCAATAATCAGACCTATTCCAAACGGAAAAGCAGCAACACTTTAGTACTAAGCAGTAAGTAATGTCTGTCAGACATCCTCCACTGTCTTTGGAGTTTAGCGTACTTGGGTCTAGGTTGAACAATTCAAGTTACAATCTGTCTATTTCCAGACATCTAACATTTGTTTACACTGCACTCCTAGCAATAAGAATTTCTCTTACACAGAAGTACAATCTTGAGAGCGGGGAAAGGGTTTTCCATACTTATGGTCAAGTCAAGCTTCAATAATCTCATTTCTTTTATTCCCGggaaagaatttaattttcatttttcatctggTGGAATTCTGGTATCCCAGCTTTTGCTCAACAAGATGACgctgctcccacagcccctcAGACAGTTTGTGATGCTGCTTCACATTTGAAGCATTATTCCTTCACTTCCAACATACTGAAATAGAGTTGGATCATTTGGGAACTGTGACATTCATAACTTTTTCCTCAGTATtagattttttgctttgctaccagactgctttaaaaaggtgttttttcctAACAGCCTCAGGTCAGTTCATATCATGTGTCGAATACTGACAGTCCTTGAAGAGGGGTCTCCTTCTTTGTAATCACAACTGCAAACTAATTAAAACTGCAAATCCTCTTctaaagaaaggaggaaatggGTGTCTGGCCACGGCGACATTCTCTGTTTCCCCTTTCCAAGGGGAAGAGTCTCCATTCCCCAGCCAGCTGTGGTGGTTCCAGACTAAATGTGTAAAGAGCGTCTACAGCAAGGCTTTCCATGTTTAAATGTTCATTATAGGAAGAACAGTGATCCTGCACAAGCTGCATCATTGCTGGACAATTGTCAAAGTCTTATGAACACTGTAACCTAGGTAAGTTATGTTTCCTGTGCTTTGTCTTTGCGTAGTACTTGAGACAATACATTGTTTATGAATTAAGTATAAAATTATTACTTTCAGAATTGATTATTTTATCAGCTCAGAAGGAAGTCTTTACAGCAATACTGCTAAATTCACCTCAAACACAAGTATGGTTTAAATACATTGCAGAACATAGGTAAACTAAATTCTAGAAGTCTCTACTAAGGTAAGTGATGGTACCTTGAATAATGGCCAGTAGGATAACaatgacaaagaagaaaaatgtgatgtCAAAGACAATTCTGTACATTTCATAAGGGTCTCCAGCAGGATCCTCAATTTCATCTCCAATGCCACCACCAGCTCTTACACCCACATACATGTGGAACAGGTAACActaaaaaaaagaggaaaaattcagATATATTTACCATGAATgattctgtctttattttgttttatgtgaTTCTGCTCTGCTAATTCTCTTCACAAGTTATAGTGACACAGAGCACATAATGTCATTCCTCATATATCACACACACTGCACCAAAAATCTGCTATTGTCTTAAATAACATGATTACGTCTTCAAGTACACTTACAGATGGGGAGTCAGCATCAGCTGTTACCCTCCCCCCACTCCCTAGGTCTTGTAGACTAAGACCATTTGGGGGGCATTCTTATTGTATTTATTACTGTACAACTGTATTCTACCCCTTATATGAATTCCTAAGGTTCTAGCTTGCTCTTAGTAAGCAGAGGATGAAAATCCTTGTAAAACAGTTTAGATACATTGGCAAATATTGCCATAAAATAATTAGTGACATATTCACAGTGGGTAGACCTATCTGTGTTTAGGTGGTTTCTAGATAGTTTCATCTTGCACTACTAGATGTCTGGTTTAGTATactgtaaattatttatgaTCTGGGAAACAGCCTGCATTCAATGCATAAGAGATCACTTTACAAAAATGTTGCTGTGTGTCATAGTTTTTGAATGTACAAGTCTTCAtggaaaaatcttcaaaaatCTGGATATTTAAGTTATGTAAGTATATTTGAAAGGAATCTTCTGCTGGAGCAATATACTACTGATGTTTCTGTATGAATCAGCTACAAAATTTGGTAAACCACCTTCAGGCACACAATGTGggttaaaaataacagaaatctCTAAGCCGAGCCATTGTTTTAAAGTATTGCAGCAAATGATACACCAcagtattttggagaaaaatccAGACTATATTCCTATACTGGCGTGTGTTGTCTATCTACTGTTGAGTTTAGACCACTGGAGAATGCAGAGGGAATTTCAAGACcattcccatttttaaaattacatatagCAACAAGACAACAGCCATGGATTTAACAAAAATCCATCCCTCCTTGCTTATCATTTTATCTCaagtattcatttaaaaattcaggaTGAAATTTGAAGCATGCTAATGATGTTTTATTTACCGTCATCATGTCATCACATTTCATGTCTGGTTCATCTTCATCTTCACTTTTGTTGTAGAATTTGCGGAAGAAGTTGAACGCCACAACAGTGTAAAGATAAACTACTACAGCAAGGAGTCCTACAGTAAGCACAAGCTGTGTATGGAGACAACAACATGAAAGTAGGTTTCAATTTCATTCTGTCAGAAGAGATACGCTATAGCTCAATGCATAGCCTTAAGTGTTGAAAAATGTATCTTATTGTACATTTTCTAACAACGAAACTACAGGTAGCAGTTATGATAGCTTTGAAGTCTCCCTATTGCTCGGATCAGCATAGAGGTGTTACTTTATCCTGCTGTCATATGAAAATCAAGGGAAAAAcagtacaaagaaaatgaagttgtttCCATCCTTATGAGCTATGTGCATACAAACTATATATCACTGAAACGATGTTTCcactatttaatttaaaatttaaactcTAGTAACTTGAAAAACTGGATatacagtgaaaattaaatgataaaaataaacacctttAGTTAATTTGATAAATAATTTCAGCTCACACTTACTATGACTTAGCATAGTCTGTTTTCTGTTATAAAGCTGGTTAGCAAAGCCATCGATAaagtaaatagaaaattttTTAGATAACCTAAGAGTAGGTTATTTCCAAGTCCtgcttttaaggaaataaaatccttaGGTGAAAAAGTTTAGCAGTTAATGAGACTAGATTATATTGTTTGTTGGAGTTGACATTAGAAGATGCAGCCCTGGAGAGGAGTTACTGAAGGCTACATATTTTTATAAGTGCAACAATTGGTattactctttttaaaagaaatgtaagagTATTGAACAATGAGCTGATTGTCAATTTATCACTTTCTGCAGATCTGTAAGGATGCTTGCAAGGTGAACGTTTCAACTGAAAAatctgcagctgtttttcagtgttCCTGTCTACTagcaagaaaagcaacaggattagaaaaactaattttcactttttatgaATGTATGCTAAAAGCTGCAGTCTTGAGTTAAAACAGTCTTGTCAATTATGCTCAGTTTTAAGTATTAAATTTAGAAATGTctcataaagaaaatgtatcagtcattacatttaaattaatatgACTTTGGTCATCCTGGAGGAAAATAAAGGGGGTGGAAAGAGAGATTTCATTTGTTTGTGCAATGATACT comes from the Falco cherrug isolate bFalChe1 chromosome 7, bFalChe1.pri, whole genome shotgun sequence genome and includes:
- the AVEN gene encoding cell death regulator Aven isoform X1; translated protein: MQCERGGSRPRREGGRHGRRRPGGAERAAEAATEGSGRDGHGRGGGGGRGRGGAHGQRRGGGRGRREPRGRGAAPPPAAHQHRRVEDDDDTESQEEEEKEKLKSYSRRKIFSNWSRYEDTEKEGQSERGESQRGTDFHVLLSSAGDSFSQFRLADEKEWDRESICHEQLSVFSVDCQSLAQALQELPLHLRLNVAAELVQASTPAELPQMRSKIIEDSKRRELLFRQSPAQSERVLVSHPTGGSVAPSESGSRNGPRASAAEPFQRAHPLSKQVTDHLDEELDFLLNLDAPVGTENRPASGALSYSISTEKDLKMDCKEKDPLKLDMPEEKSTASQQIQSTSKTLTEEELEEWLDSMIS
- the AVEN gene encoding cell death regulator Aven isoform X3; its protein translation is MVEDDDDTESQEEEEKEKLKSYSRRKIFSNWSRYEDTEKEGQSERGESQRGTDFHVLLSSAGDSFSQFRLADEKEWDRESICHEQLSVFSVDCQSLAQALQELPLHLRLNVAAELVQASTPAELPQMRSKIIEDSKRRELLFRQSPAQSERVLVSHPTGGSVAPSESGSRNGPRASAAEPFQRAHPLSKQVTDHLDEELDFLLNLDAPVGTENRPASGALSYSISTEKDLKMDCKEKDPLKLDMPEEKSTASQQIQSTSKTLTEEELEEWLDSMIS